From a single Columba livia isolate bColLiv1 breed racing homer chromosome 15, bColLiv1.pat.W.v2, whole genome shotgun sequence genomic region:
- the ARPC1B gene encoding actin-related protein 2/3 complex subunit 1B, whose protein sequence is MAYHSFLLEPISCHAWNKDRTQIALCPNNHEVHIYRKDGSKWSKVHELKEHNGQVTGIDWAPESNRLVTCGTDRNAYVWTLKGNVWKPTLVILRINRAARCVKWSPKENKFAVGSGSRLISICYFEQENDWWVCKHIKKPIRSTVLSLDWHPNNVLLAAGSCDFKCRIFSAYIKEVEERPSPTPWGSKMPFGELMFESSSSCGWVHSICFSASGARVAWVSHDSTLCLADANKKMAVASLCTETLPLLAVTFITENSLVAAGHDCCPMLFTYEESQGTLTFGGKLDVPKQSSQRGLTARERFQNLDKKASSDTTNASLDTLHKNSISQISVLAGGKANCSQFCTTGMDGGMSIWDVKSLESALKDLKIK, encoded by the exons AGATCGCCCTCTGCCCCAACAACCATGAGGTCCACATCTACCGCAAGGATGGGTCCAAGTGGAGCAAAGTCCATGAGCTGAAGGAGCACAACGGGCAGGTGACAG GCATCGACTGGGCCCCTGAGAGCAACCGGCTGGTGACGTGCGGGACTGACCGCAATGCCTACGTCTGGACCCTGAAGGGGAATGTCTGGAAACCCACCTTGGTCATCCTGCGGATCAACCGGGCCGCTCGCTGTGTCAAGTGGTCCCCCAAGGAGAACAAGTTTGCTGTGGGCAGCGGCTCCCGGCTCATCTCCATCTGCTACTTTGAGCAGGAGAACGACTG GTGGGTGTGCAAGCACATCAAGAAGCCCATCCGCTCCACGGTGCTCAGCCTCGACTGGCACCCCAACAACGTCCTCCTGGCCGCCGGCTCCTGCGACTTCAAGTGCCG GATCTTCTCAGCCTACATCAAGGAGGTGGAGGAGCGGCCCAGCCCCACGCCCTGGGGCTCCAAGATGCCGTTTGGGGAGCTGATGTTCGAGTCGAGCAGCAGCTGCGGGTGGGTGCACAGCATCTGCTTCTCGGCCAGCGGCGCCCGCGTGGCCTGGGTGAGCCACGACAGCACCCTCTGCCTCGCTGACGCCAACAAGAAGATGGC TGTCGCCTCCCTGTGCACAGAGACCCTGCCCCTCCTGGCTGTCACCTTCATCACCGAAAACAGCCTGGTGGCCGCG GGCCACGACTGCTGCCCAATGCTGTTCACCTATGAGGAGAGCCAGGGCACACTGACCTTCGGGGGGAAGCTGGACGTCCCCAAACAGAGCTCCCAGCGCGGCCTCACCGCCCGCGAGCGCTTCCAGAACCTGGACAAGAAAGCGAGCTCGGACACCACCAACGCCTCGCTGGACACCCTGCACAAGAACAGCATCAG CCAGATCTCGGTGCTGGCAGGCGGGAAGGCCAACTGCTCGCAGTTCTGCACCACGGGGATGGACGGCGGCATGAGCATCTGGGATGTCAAG